The Acidobacteriota bacterium region GTCAGGATTTTCTTCATCCGGGCGTCGGGAGCGAACGGCCTTCCCTTCTGAATTCCAACGGAAGCGAAGAATCCCGACGTGACCGGGTCGATCGATCCCGTCGGCTCCTCCTGCACCACCTGGTTGAGATACTCCCAGAACGTGTAGTCCGCCGGGGCCACGGTGCAGAAATCCCTGCCCGAAACGTTGATGAAATTCAATGCCGGGGGATTGCCGGCTTGAGACAACGGGTAGATCTTCGTGAACTTCTTCACCAGGTCCACCCCCGGTTTCGGGTCGCCGTCGACCAGAAAGGTGCGCCAGGGGACCCAGGCACTGAACGTTTCCAGGCGCACGACATAGTAACCTTCCGGGACCTCGCCTTTGTAACCGGGCGGCAGCAACAGGTACTTGCCGCCCTGGCCCTTGTCGGGTCCGCTGAAGCCCAGGTCGGTGACAAAGCGATACCACATGTCGTCGATCGCCCCGAGGACTTTGGGCGGGACTTCGAGAACCAGCGGACCGTTGTGCAGGTCGACCCAGAACCAGGTGTAAGGCGTGTTGTTGTTCGGGGTGAGGAAGATCGACCGCGCGTTCATCAGTTCCTCGAAGATCGGAATGGTCGTATTGGCCGGTCCCAGCTTGAGAATCTCATTGCGATTCGCCACTTGGCTCACCGGCGCCAGACCGAGCAGGTAAGCCTGCACGGCGCGCTGGAAATCCAGGTTGTCGTAGAGCTTGGACACGGTGGCGTCGTCCGGGAAGCCGTCGAAGAACCGGAGGGTCCCCAGGCGGGTCTCCACCTGGTCCGGTGAGGCGATGCCCGGCGGGAGGGTGGTCGTCATCTTCATCCGGGGGGGTTCCGCCCCCGCCGGCAACACGAGAAACCCGGCGACGAGGGTTGCCAGGACCGCGCTACGCAAACCGTTCTTTTTCATGATTTCTCCTTGAGTTACAGTGTCGTCGTCCAGGGGCCGCCCCGGGTGGGGCGGCCCGCGGGTTCGCTCAGTCCGACGCCGCCTTTTTCCGGGCGACTTCCGCGCGGGCCCTGTCCTCGGCGGCCTTGTCGGCGGTCGGCATGGGGGTCAGTTCGACGGTGACCTTGCCGATCTTGCCGGTGAAGCGGTAGGGGGCCGGGACCCCGTAGTCCTCGACGACGGGCGTCTCCCCGTCCTCGCCCACGTCGGCGCCCTCGTCGCCCGAGAAAATCATGGGCTGGGTGCGTTCGATCCGCCCCTCGGCCACTTTCTTCCCGTTGACGAGGAGCGTCCCCAGGCCGCCCTTGGCCAGCCCGCCGCCGTCGTAGGCGAACTCGAAGCGAACCGTGACCTTCCCGGCGGGCAGGGGCTCCGCGCTCGCGACGGTGAAACGCTGCAGTCCCAGGAAATTGTAGGTGTAGGTCGGCTTGCCGTCCTTGAGGTAGAGGCTCCAGCCGCCGAAGCGGCCGGCCTGGGCCAGGATGACGCCGGCGGCGCCGCCCTTCGGGACCTCGACTTCAGCCGTGAGGGTGTAGGAACGGTTCTTGATGTTGAGGAACACGTTCTCGGTCATCCCGACCATCCCCTCGTAGACCGTGAGGGAGGTGCGCCCGCCCATCAGGTCGGGCCGCCCCGCAATGGCCGGGTTTATCCGCTCGGCGCCGCGGTCGTCGATGGGCAGCACGCGGTACTTCTCCGCCTCCCGCAGGAACAGGGCCTGCAGCTCCTTGAGCTTGTCCGGGTTGGCGGCCGCCAGGTCGTTGGACAGGCTGAAGTCGGCGCGGGTGTCGTAGAGTTCCCAAATGTCCTGGGTGAGCGGCCCCCGGACTTGTGTAGCCCAGGGCTCGCGGTGGATCGTTCCCGCCAGCCAGCCGTCGGAGTAGACGGCCCGGTTGCCGAACATCTCGAAATACTGGGTGGTGTGACGGTCGGCCGCCTTGACGTCGTTGAACGAGTA contains the following coding sequences:
- a CDS encoding DUF1254 domain-containing protein, which codes for MKKNGLRSAVLATLVAGFLVLPAGAEPPRMKMTTTLPPGIASPDQVETRLGTLRFFDGFPDDATVSKLYDNLDFQRAVQAYLLGLAPVSQVANRNEILKLGPANTTIPIFEELMNARSIFLTPNNNTPYTWFWVDLHNGPLVLEVPPKVLGAIDDMWYRFVTDLGFSGPDKGQGGKYLLLPPGYKGEVPEGYYVVRLETFSAWVPWRTFLVDGDPKPGVDLVKKFTKIYPLSQAGNPPALNFINVSGRDFCTVAPADYTFWEYLNQVVQEEPTGSIDPVTSGFFASVGIQKGRPFAPDARMKKILTEAAAVGDATARAITFRMRQLKDAYYYPNSAWRGGFIGGYKFQDNDALILDAYSSFFFYATGVTPAMDSKLVGQGSQYMAAFIDSKGNPLDGGKNYKLHLPPNIPVANFWSVILYDNQTRSMLQTDQTWPAVSSQTKGILVNPDSSVDVYFGPKAPAGKEHNWVQTIPGKGWNVLFRLYGPLQPWFDKTWRPGEIEEVK